Part of the Lampris incognitus isolate fLamInc1 chromosome 1, fLamInc1.hap2, whole genome shotgun sequence genome is shown below.
GGCCCCGTGCCGCCATCAGCACTccagatgtgtgtgcgtgtttgtcagGACAGCTGTGAAACAACTACATCATATAAGGAGATTCTTAATGAAAGTATAGTATATGCCCTGATGCACACTAAAGCTATTCTCCAAATGATTTCCCTCAtgaaaaaagcaacaaaacaaaaaaccaaaaaaaaagcccGCCGTACCATGGAAGAGCAGAAGGCCGCAGGGTTGCAGTACAGTTTAGGTTTCCATCACTAGCAGACACCAAATCTACTGCAAGTGGGATATAAAGATATCGGGATATAAAGACTGATTGGCACCATTTTCAAATCAAGATAAGGTTCAGAAATTTACAAGCTGATTGGCTAGGGAACAAATAGGGGGGGAAAATAATTAGTTCTCGACTGGTTCTAAAAGCAAATCGGTTGGGAAGGGTAAAATAAAAGCTTTAGCTTATCATAGTAGTTGACACCCTCTCCTTGATCACAATGCTCTTTTAGATGACAGATGACCTATCGCTCAGGTCTTCATCACGCACATGGACAGATGCGTGGACACAAAACACGGGCCCGGGCTAATGTGCCGTCCTCCTTTCTAGATCATCGGCTTCCATTGATAAGAAAAAAAGAGCATCGCAAAATCTCTCTCATTTTGTCCAATATGGCTCAGTTTAAACCAAGGAGACCGAAAGGGAACTAAAACTTCACAAATGAGAAGGAACAtgcttcatttaaaaaaaaaaaaaaaacccttggtGGCGAGTTCACTGACACGCATCTAGATACATCAGTTTCAAGTTAATTGGGAACTTTCCCGTTGAGTTTCGCTGactcctcctgctgctcctctACAGGCAGGACTCTGCttgtgcagacagacagcagtGACCTTCTGCTGGCAGCTTTTTTTCCCCAACCAGTTCTTTTCGGGAACATTCACAGCCCGGCCCCTATCTTCCTCCCCTCCTTCagcctggagagagagacacagtggTCCCTGTGGCTCCATTTTAAGACGTTTAGATATACACTTACACAATAAAGTCAGTGGCAACAGTATTGGGATAGCTAACTAAAACGGgccatttttttttaacaacccgCAAAATGTATCTCCGATCAAAACAACAGGGCCGAAACACGGCATTCATCAGTCATGCTTACCACATTAAACAAATGAGAGGAACCTGATGTCAGAGCTATGTGACGGCCGTCAAGCCATGATGCCCCTAATTAAGATACGTCTGTGACAACTTATCTCGATGCCATTTTGGAAACAATTTGGGTGCTTCCATGTGACGCTGTTGTACATGCTGAAATAAAAGGGATGGCTCAGTGACTAACTGaatgcccccaccaccaccaccaccccccgagCTAGCGTGCCAATCGGAAAACATAGGACGCTGTGTCCACTCCGCCTTTATGCCTCGCTATGCTTGTGACTACCGAACTGACCAGATTTACCTCAAGACAAGCAAGGTTGAGAAATGGGTGTGAGAGTCACAGTAACTCTGCTTGTCCACTGAGCAGCTGAAATTTTTTTGAGATGCGTTAAGATCCAAGGCTTAGTATACTGGCCTTTGCAGAGTACTTAAAACCAAGATATTGAGTTCGGAGATGCTGATACTGGCCAGTGAATTAATTCAGTTTAAGTTAATTTGTGCTAATATTTGTCTCTAGAACTGGCAAAACTGCTGGCAGCAGCCATCCAACATGTTTCAACAtaagtgtaaatagtgttaaacCCCCAGAAGACAACAATTTTACTTCACCTTGACCAAACTATATCATTATCTAGCAGTATAGTCCAATTTTACACTATCCCAATAGACCACTGACTTTTCTTTTCAAATTGCTGTTCTCAAACATATAATTTAGTATCATGTTAAACTGTGCGGATTCTGTTGtccaaataagaaaaaaaaaaggtagtagtggtagtaaaaaCAATTAAAAGAGTTCACAGAATCATCCGTGGAAGGAAGCACTGGGAGTTTGAACCGGGGGCTCTGATGATATGGTCATGAGTGATGAGGTGGGAAGGGGAAAAAGAGGAAGGGTACAGGGTGTTGTGGAAAAGAGTCACCATGATGGTTCGATCACCTCACACAGTCCTTTCTGTTCGGGTCTGGAGCATTTCCCTGTGGGACACTGCTCAAAACCATTGGGTCAGTGATGCTATGCCGCCATGAGATACTGATGGTAGAAGAGGCCAAAGAGGGAGGTGGAGAAGAGGCAGGCAGCGATCCACCAAGTAAGGAAGGAGAGGAGGCCCCGAAAAAGCAAGGGGCTGAATACAGTCCGCAGGCCCCCGAGAGCCACTGAGAGCTGGGCTACTGACGCCCGGTCCACCGTGGGAGCTAGTGTTGGGGCTGCCACCATTGCAGGGTCAGAGTTCATTGTATGAGTGCAGGGCAGGTCATCTTCAGGATAGACCCCCCATGAATATCCACCTGTAAGAAGACAATGGGAAGAAAAGGTTAAGAAGTGGGATGGGAGATGAGACATTATGACTTAGTAAATCACTGGGAAGTGCATGACTTACCTAAGGTTTTTAGCAGCAAAGTTGTATGTAGCAACATCACCATTGGTGCAACATACTGTAGTGCGATTACGCACAAGTAGTAAAAAACACGTGCAACCTGAGTACAATAAAACAAGAATCACACTTTTTGCTTTAAAGTGTTGCATCCTACTGGTTCTATCAATTCCATTACAACATTCATGTTTTCCTCAAACTGTCTCTATGTAAACAAGAGAAAAGCGGGTTGGGAATCAGGTGTCAAAAAGAGATACCGAGAAAAAAACAATGTTTTGCtaaattagaaaaagaaaaaaaaatcttaagagCCCCAAAAACCATAAGCCTTTAGCGGTTGACCAACAGCCAAAACTCACCATCTTTTGCAGGTCAACGGTGCTGATACGCCCAGCCTCTTTCTTCATCTGCTTTACGCCCTTCTGGGCCAGGTTGAGGTAGGCCTGCAGGTGATGTCTCATCATGGCTAGCCGGAGCACACACAGCAGCAGGATGGCCCATAACCGTAACGTATCATACGTCTGCTCAGTCATTCTGTGAGAGTAAGCGAGAGCAAGAGCacaagcaagagacagacagacagagagagatagaggtgtGTGAATGACAGTGAGACAGGAGGGATAAGGTAACAGATGAGAGCTGTACTGGCTCAGAAACTCCAGATACTATTGTACGCCTCCTCCACCATCTGAAAGGAAGGGGGAGACTCTTTGTTGGAGATAAGAGAGATAGAAAAAGGGAAAGTGAGAAAGGGgatttctcccccccttttctcccctattgtacttttggtcagttaccccactcttccgagctgtcccggtcactgctccaccccttcggtcgatccggggagagctgcagactaccacatgcctcctccgatacatgtggtgtcaccaactgcttcttttcacctgacagtgaggagtttcgccagggggatgtaacgcatgggaggatcacgctactccccccagttcccccttccccctgaacaggtgccccgaccgatcacaggaggcgccagtgcagcgaccaggacacatacccacagacacggccaattgtgtctgcagggacactcgagcatgccggaggtaacaaggggatttgaaccggcgatccctgtgttagtaggcaacggaatagaccgctaccccacCGGGAGGCCCCAGAAAGGTGACTTTTAAAAGAAGAAATGAGGGGGTGAAAAACAGAGAAGAGTGTGAGAGTAATATATGAAAAAAATTAGAAGAAATGATGCAGTATAAAATGACGCAACTCAATCCCCACATGGCAGATACTTGGAGGTGATGAATCTGGTTTGATCTTGATGGTACCACAGTCAATGGTGGATGAAAGTTAGACAAATGACAAAGTTCAAACATAACCAACAAATGAAAGATTTTATCTTGGAATGCAATGCCACTTAACAATTGACAAGAGTTAAAAATATAATAAAAGACTTCCCCGAAGTAAGGAGAAATTTATTTATGCTCCAATTTCACCCAAAATACACAGCATGTGTATTGCCTCTTCATCTACAAGATAAATATATTTCTTATCTCATTAAAAGTTAACAAAATCCATTTTTACAATCACTTTTTGTATTGTTTGTTTACATCAATTTCCTGACACTAAGACTacatttaatttcatttttaCAGCTTGGCAAATTTGTATGATCCCTCCTGTTTAAATGGCAGGTAATTTACCTTGTAAGTACAGATCCatcaaggaaaaagaaaaaacccaGCGAAGATGTGCTCAATACACACTTAGCACATTTCTTCTTCTGGTGCATTTCTGCATGTTCACCATATGCGGACATTCTATTTGCAGTGTAGGTTGACAGTAACAATTATTCTTTGGTTGTAAGATTTCTACCTTAATTTCTACCTTAATTCTACCTCgcacaaggaggaaacaccgaaggcggtctgacaggatgcagaagcagggcaggctaagctaactgctagctcatgcagaccggcagttccgacagtcatcctggcattcgctctctgggACGGtgaattatttattcattttatatatatatatatatatatatatatattattagccctgtgacggcctggcggcctgtccagggtgtctccctgcctgtcacccaatgactgctgggataggccccagcatcccgtttgcataatggatggatgttggatatatgtgtttttgtagtttcgatgtgtttttgtctttgtgttgcaccggtgtgggctgggggaaatgatatttcatttaaatGTTCCTGATTAATTCAGCTTCCAGTGCTTCAAAAGAGCTAAAAGTAAGATGGAGAGATGAGCTCCTAATCAATTCGTTCCTTTTTAGCGACTGTGGTTGCCCATACAAAGCACAAAAGTCTTTTTTGGGGTAGAAAAATAGCTCCTCCCCAACAGCTAGAACTCTACCCATGCTTTATGAATACCCAAGCTTGACCGACCATCCTAGAATGACAAGCACATATTGTAAAATATGACAGAAGAGCAACCAGTCTTAGCACTGAAACAAAGTGCAGCTACAGGGATAGCTACCTATATGGACAGTTACATTATACGTGGATGGTAATTGAAAGTAAATAAGCAGCATATGCCTTTATGCTCAGTGTAATATTTCATGGTCAGTCTAAATGAAGAAACTAAACGAGCACTACACTGCCTTTATGAATTGGACATTTAAAAGATTGATAGGATGAGACAGTAATTTAGTTTTACTTACAAAGGCACACTTTCCTTCCCCAGAGTGGGGTTCATTATGTAGTCCTTGGTAATGGGTTTCACCCAAAGCAAGACCATGATAAGAGGGGACAGGAAGTTGATATGAAGCAGAGTCCtaaagcagaggacaggaaagacGAGACAGAGGAAAAGACAAGGAAGTGTTAGGCAGACGGTCAACtctgtaaatgtaaaaaaaagacagctgcttgacaacatccaCCAATCAGTACCCCCCAAAGCATCGAGTGTCTCTGAGAAAGCGTCATAATTACAGAGAATGTCAAGAGAACCTGACCAGGGATCCACTAGGATTGAGCTACTTGATTAATAAAAGCCAAGAAGTTACTCTGTGCATCTGCTGGTACGTCTGCAGGGATCTCTATCTGTTCATTGCTCATTAAAGTATTTTAGTCATTTAATCTCAGCTTGAACTTCGCAGATGGATAGAGGAAAAGTCTATATACCCATTGCAATATTCCACAGAGGGTAGAGAAAGTGGCTCAGGCATAGTTTTTGAAGTCTTTGGAGGTAATCCCTGCCTGTGACAGGGTCTGAGGGATGTAAGATCATGACAGTTCAGAGGGGGGATGGGAAAAAAAAGGTTATTTGGGGAAGGCTGCTCTGCCAAAGGTGGATTATCTGGTTGCTAACTGCTCTCCACTCTGCACCCCTCTCTCATGGTCCTAGAAATGCCATCCAGTGAGCTCTGTAACAGAAATCTGCCCCCATCTGAGGGACTTCACTCAAACAGAGTGAAGTCCATTTATCTCAAATACTCTGAACAGTGGGCAACAAATGTGACTGTGCTATACCTGTCATTACGATACTACTAGACCAGACATTCCATGTACAAACACTCCATTTTTGGTCAATTTGATGACATAAAAGCAGACATGTGTGTTCTTCTTTGGGACAAAAGCCTTGTCTTAAGTGATAGAATAAATATCCGAGCAAAGTCTCACCTATATTGATATAATAAATCATATTCAAGAATATTCTGTTGAACAATTAAAAACATTATGAAAAGTCAATATTGCAATGCATTGCATGTTCTTGCGGCACTTAATTTTCATTTACACATGCTACAAATGCTGCGATTACTCCTTGAGAAGCCAAACCTTTCCTACTTTCTAATCTAAAATCTAATTATTTTCCAGACGATATCAATTTTTTCCCCATACAGTTGTtataaaacttaaaaaaaaagagtaagcACTGAACAAGAGTAAGATAATAATAAACTTGTGCTAATAAAACTACTGATAAAATAAATGGAAATAGAGGGACTCACTGTGTTACTTTGGCTGTGGTCAGATTGAGGGCATCTAGGTGCATCTGGGCCAATCTTAGGCCAGGGAAAGTTAGAAACGCTCCAATAAGAGAGCAGAGAAGGGCCAGGATCAGCTTGAAGGTGAGCTTAGATATGGGACCCCTGTGGTATTGATAGTGgatcatttcatttatttatttattttatgagtTGAAGtagggctgtgcaatatgacGATATATATCGTGTGATAGAAAATGTCTTATCGTGTCATATTAAGCTCTATGGGTTAtttcgttgtgtcgcaaatcacactctttatggcaatatttttcgtcatttggacgaccctttccgctcttAGCACAGCACGGaggcaggcaggaaatttgcatgaaggtaTTACAAACATGGCAGACAGTGAACGTAacgcagaacggggtaattcTGAACAGAAGGACTTTGCCCAGCTAGGACAAAATGAGgcgcttgtacctaaaagaggggctacttctatcgtatggacgtggtttgggtatggAAAGTCTGATATGGACCAGAAAACCGTACGTTGCAAAATATGCCGCATGctggtccccacaacagactcaaacaccactagcctcaCACATTAATATTTGATActttgttacatgcttaattgaaaatttgcgcaaaggttctaaataaaaggagaaaaataatcaaatatgagtaagtaccttttacTTGTCGCGTAtgcaattcaaaatgtaataagaaatagacctttccatgtggtcattttatataaactatttattcattgaatttacagaaaatttgCTATATCATGATATGCATCGTTATGGTGATTATATCGTGATATGCATCGTTATCGTgattatatcgtgatatgtatcgttatcgtgatatgaatgacatatatcgtgatatgagattctggtcatatcgcacagccctaaatTGAAGTATTCATATACAAATATTGAAACAGAACGGATGCAATGTAAAAACCATGCTATATTAGACTTACTGGGACTCTAAGCCCTGGCGCTCCAGAAACTGAAGAGCACTGTCAGAAAAATTTGCAAAACCTAGGAAAAAAAAGTCATACTTAAGTTAAGGGCAAAAGGAAAATGGCTCACATCAACAGGTTATGTTTTtcaagagattaaaaaaaaaattacccacCGGACTCAAGGCCAAATTCTAGGTAGTTTTCAGTGATGATGAGAATGGCCATGGCtttgacaaagaagaagaaagcaaaaGTAATGCAGAGCGAGCGCTCACCTCCTTCCTCCAGTTTAAAGTAGTGGGCCGTTAGAGAGAAAAGGGTCTTACTGGTGGGACagttaagggggaaaaaaagtatgcAGGAACACAGGCAAATAAGCAGCCCACACAACACAGGGACATAAAACAGTTCCAAATTTAGTGGAATACAATGCCCTCTTTTTTCAGTGCTCTGGCTAGGGATTAACAAGATAAATAATATTGTCAGTGGCAGTAATACACAGTGATAAATACAATTAAGTTAGAAAAAAGAAACAACCCCAGTCAATGCTGCGTATATTCCTCTTGTCCTTGTACCCAGGATGTGGGTATACATTAACTTGTGTGTGTATAATAGTCTTTTGTGCTGCTACTGTCCATGCTGTTTCACAGGTTAAAGGACACAGTATGTTTCTAAAGGTGGCTTCCGTCTCCATGGAAATGGGACCCTGCCTCCTTTCAACATCCCAGGTGATAGCAAGCCAAAGTTTTACTCCGTTTCAATTCACTTCATGAATGGTAATCAATCCAATGAGGCCTCCTTTCATCCTGTAAGCAGTATTCAACGTAGTTGAGACAGCTGTAAGAAAAGGTTCCTGACAACTTAGAGCCAGCATGAGCCTGAAAGAAGAAATACAGCCATGTTTGAGCTCCTGCTGAGTGTGCGACGATTAATGTACTCCTGAATCACAAGGACCATAAATGACTGCCTGCCAGTGACCAGATTTGCCGCAACTTATTTTGAAGACATGTTGGATACTCAGTTACATTTAGAGACCCCAGTTAAGGGAtaataaaaaattttaaaaaaaacctgggCAAAGTTTTGCACACCATGCTTGGATTCAGCCACATGACGTGGCATAGCTCTAGTGACATTAATGAAGGTTAACATAGCAGTGGCTGGTCCTCAGCCCCAGTCTCTTTAAAGCTCCTTCGGGGTTGAAATCGAAACCCTGAAATCAAATGTTCCATTAACACACATTTGCAGCCAACATATTCCCCCATCATCATCTTCGTCACTCATCCAGGAGAGGGGCCTCCCTTCTCATCCCATTTCAttctttcctctgtctctctttttccccaAGCAAATCAGTCAGTTGGGCTATGAAAATTTGCCTCCAATCTCCGACGTGGGCAGGAAATGACACGCCATCTGACCGCACTTAGGCCTGACTGGGAGTGTGGGAAAGATTGATCCCCCCGGACGATGGCAGGGATAATACATATCATTTAACAGTCATTTGGCAGAACAAAGTAGCAGGTAGCAGCAGAATAGACAGGTGCTGGCAGTCAAGCCAGTGGGAGCACACCGTTTCTCACTTTATGGCCACTTTGAATCCATAGGCTATCCAACACTCGCCCACTGCTGTAGCCACACAATATAGTCAAAATGATTTTATCTCCTACAGACAAAAGGATGCTGACATCTCACAGATAGTGGATGACGGTGAAACATTTTAAATGAAAGCAATGAGAATGAGAGGGTGCAGAGAATACATGTTTGCTTCAATCAACAAACCAATAAATTTGCTTTGGTCAGCCTAAATCTCAAAGCATACTTAGTTTCTTATTGCCACCAGTTGTAGTGTATAGTTTAACACTAGAGcgaccaagccggtcattttgatcgttttggattttcaaagtgtaatagctttgtggaaaaaaaagaaaaaaagaaaaaagatacagacctgctgctccctgaatgctcctaaaattgcatatatttgcattaaaattagttttagataaattgcaccaaaaaaaagttatgataagatctacctaaaatgaccatgagcggtcaaaatgaccgcacgtaatttgcacgtcatcgtgcgtgtcatgtcactatttatgacgtgtgctggTTGCATAATTTCCTtcttgaagttcattgctctgtcctacaaacacactagtgttctccagtgcagagtaatagtctaaacttgatttctgattatttccaacatgtctgggtacagacgccgtttcagacgcaccatgactaccaccgaggcgttgcagtatttacaggcattggacagcggcaattttaaattgtttgaaaaatagtatttaagttgttaaaatattaattttggtgtcagtcgtttcttaacagacaaagtcacatatgcaatgtattaatatcttaaaaaccagcggtcattttgatcacccatggtcgttttgagtgaaatcccggtcgttctagtgtttaaGTAGAGGAGCAATTTACACTTTGATTAGATTTACTGACAGGCTGATCAAACCACAGGCAAACAGAAATATGAGCGCAACTGATTCAAGGATACATGACAAAGGCAAGCACTAGCAGGCACCAGACTACACTGATGTTCATCTCTCCTGAGGGCTGAGCCACACAGTAGTATAGCTCTGTTATCAGGTACACAACTGTCGACGCTACAGTGAAATCCACCAGCCACTGGAACTCTGGGAAGTAATGCAATGCTACAGAGGAAGGAGTATAAAAAAGGATCATCGTATAGAAATAATAATGAGATAAAACATGAGATAAACTGTGAAACTGTCTTAACTGAAGAAATTTTCGTTGACAACATATAGACAAGTACATGCATACCTAGTGTGTCCACCTCTGTGATGCACTTGGTCTCCAACTGTAGATCTATGTCTTTTGGAATTGTTAGAGGTTTATGGTCTATGTGACCATTGTACTTCCTGGGGCAGTGGGGACAGATCAGAAACACAATAAGGTTGAGGAAACCAGACAAAAATCAGTTCCATCATGTCACTCATCATTCTACCATTTTGTTGGAGATAAGTGTTACTGTAACCATTTTCGGTAAATATCAAACAGTACAAACTCGGTACCCTGACTAGCACTCATAAATATGAAGATATGATCCACTAAAATGGTCTTACACTTGAAAAATATTTTAGTCTAATTGTAGCAAATCAACTGCAGACACAATTCCATTTCATTTTTCTTTAGTATAGTGTCTGTATTGGCTGCAATGGGTGTTCTGtgctttgattttgattttttttaaatattttgatataatctattgatccccatagggaaattatgctctgcatttaatccatcctagctgtgtagctaggagcagtggtacagcacccggggaccaactccagttcatcttgccatacctcggtcaggggcacagacaggattactaaccctaacatgcatgtcttttttttcttcttttttttaaacagttttCACTATCTGTGGCCCAACATTTGCAAAATGTGTGAGGGCTCAAGTTAAACTTAGCAGGCTGTAAATCAAAGTAAATATTAAAGGGAAGGTTAGGCTGCTTTGTAACTAAGGAAAGCACCCGTCGCCGAGAGGACCTATATCCTTATGTCAGGAAACATCTGCCCTTCTGACATGGCCTTGAGTAAGACACTGATTCACTTCCAACGCCAAGGGAAGGTAGACTATAAGTCATTGAAATATTACAATAGTTACATTCCTCCAGCCCTACAGGGGGCGAGACGCAGGTTGTGCTGTAGCATTAACAGCAGGAGTTTAGCCAGCTGTTCTTAGTCTTGCAGAGCTGTTTGGCGGGCCTCTCCATTGCTGGGTTTCAATTGTTCACCCCCATGTGTGTGCTGGATTTACAGGACAATATCACTGTAAGACGCTGGGGCCAAACATGCCCTGGACAGATTTCATCTCTGGGGCACCTGGCTGGAGAAAAAGGGGCTCAGCTTTGCCCCTAGCTGAGGGAGTCAGACTGCTAACAAAGGAACCGAGCTGCATGGCACTAGTTGGCAAAAGGACAGTGGTCTATCTTTTACTTGAAGGGATTAGTGAACATGTGGCATTTCTAAACACCAACCTGTCTCACATAGGCCCAGAGAATGGACTTGCCGACCAAACCGCCTTAAGTTAGGAACTGGAGAGCATGCGGAACTGTAAGGATTAACTTCCATTTGTGACTTCAATGCATATTCCAATTCAAAAGACAGTACAAAGAAACACTACCATATTCATGTGTGCAACATACAGCCAAACCTCCACCTAGAACACTGAAATATTAAagagtatgttttttttttgaattgCAAAGTAGCCTGGAAGGAAAATCATCTTTCAGTATCAAAGTTTGACATTTGACCACATTGAAAATATATCCCAGTTTGAGAAACTTTGATTCTGAAATGGATGCGATCTCTTTAAACTGTCATACCCTAAAATAGCCTAAAAAGGTAATTGCTCCTAAAAACAGACCATCGTTCCTCATAACCATGAGACAGGGGCATTTCTAAGCTCTGTTGCTCTAAGCCCAGAGAAAGAAACATGAaggaacaaaacaacaaaaacagactTCAGTCTTCTCACTTCAAACAGGCTTTAAATGAACCACATAAACACATCAGCTTCATCTCCTCAACGGCATGCCTGTGTTCTCCATCcatctaaaatgtctgccttttCTCTTTTCACTGCTGCCTGATGAAAGAGATGCCACTCGTATCTACTCTGTACCATTGCCTTTTCTTGACCCCGATGATACCTCCTCTTTACCTCCCCTATACCAACCTGTCTTTTTTCTTCTGtcctttttgttgttttccaGCTAAGCTCCTCAACTCATCTTCCGTGGGGTGCTGGTACCACCGCAGACTACGAtccgagaggagagggagagagggaaatgaAATCAGGCAGAAAAAGTGAGATGGATAGAGGCCGAGGGAATGAAAAAGGAGACACATGAGTAAAGCAGACATTTTATAGGTCAGTAAAATATATAGAGGAATAGCTGAAGAAAACTGACTAGACCCTATGTGATGTCAGGGTGATATGTTAATTCATCACCTGCTCACTTTCTGTAGGATTATAGGCAGTAATTTTAGCTTCCTTGAAAAAGACAGACATTGGATTATGAATTATTTTAAGA
Proteins encoded:
- the tmem161b gene encoding transmembrane protein 161B — its product is MVMASIIQKIIPHYSFARWLLCSGSLRWYQHPTEDELRSLAGKQQKGQKKKDRKYNGHIDHKPLTIPKDIDLQLETKCITEVDTLALHYFPEFQWLVDFTVASTVVYLITELYYCVAQPSGEMNISVVWCLLVLAFVIKTLFSLTAHYFKLEEGGERSLCITFAFFFFVKAMAILIITENYLEFGLESGFANFSDSALQFLERQGLESQGPISKLTFKLILALLCSLIGAFLTFPGLRLAQMHLDALNLTTAKVTQTLLHINFLSPLIMVLLWVKPITKDYIMNPTLGKESVPLMTEQTYDTLRLWAILLLCVLRLAMMRHHLQAYLNLAQKGVKQMKKEAGRISTVDLQKMVARVFYYLCVIALQYVAPMVMLLHTTLLLKTLGGYSWGVYPEDDLPCTHTMNSDPAMVAAPTLAPTVDRASVAQLSVALGGLRTVFSPLLFRGLLSFLTWWIAACLFSTSLFGLFYHQYLMAA